Part of the Tolypothrix sp. PCC 7910 genome, TTGGGTTTTAGCCCTGGCATTAACTTGACACCGTACAATTCATGCAAGTAGCGATTGGAGCGTCCGTAGCGTCGCCATTGGCTTTGTAGCTCTTTGAAGGTGCTGCGGTGGCGATGCTTCACTATTGCACCTGGAGCAAATTTTAAATCACCGATTTTGGCTAAGAAAATCCGCCAACAAATATCTGCATCGCCGCCTGTAGTGAGGTAAGGACGAAATAAACCGACTTTTTCTAAGACGATACGACGAATGGCTAAATTAGCGGTTTGTCCGTAAGCACAGAAGGGATGAGCGAGTGTGTGCTTTTGTGATAAGGTATCTTGCTGATCAGCGTGTTGCTCTAAAATATTTTTACTTGGCAATGCGGCAATTTCACCGACCACAATCACTATATTTTGGTCGCTAAAAGGTTGAATGAGTAATTCTAGCCACTGTGGTTGTGGGCGACAATCAGCATCGGTAAAGGCGATAATTTCGCCTGTAGCGGCTCTAATTCCTGTGTTACGAGCTGCATAGGAGCTTTGAATTTGATTTTCGCTTAAAGGGCGAATCGTGAGGGGAGAAAGCTCTGCGGCTGTATTTAAATAAGTGAGAGTGCGATCGCTACTATTGTTGTCTACCAACAAATACTCTACCCGGTCTTTAGGGTAAGTTTGCGCTAATAAACAAGAAATTAAATCTGGTAAATCTGTCTCACCATTATAAATAGGAACAACCACCGACACCTTAGGCCAAAAGCTGTGGGCAGTGGTTGCATCAACTGGTGAATTATTCATAAAAATAAAATTTTGGAGATGGGATTAATTAGATTCCTAATTAGTATTCCCATTCCAAAATTCTAAAATCAGTAATACTAGCTTGAGATTGAAAACTAAAATTTCAAGTCGTTAGCACGGCTACTCATAGCCCCAGAAGGTTGGCTTGCTGGAGGTTGAGCGAAGTTAGTATTAGAGAGAGCTGCAATTGCCTTAGCATATTGCGGATCGTTTTGTGTACCGAGTAAATCGGGATTAGATGCTAATTGACGTTCCTGTGCTTCTGTCAAATCCAGCTTGATATCTGGTGCGATTCCTTTATGGTTAATATCTGTTCCTTTAGGAGTGTAATAGTGAGCAATAGTTACTGCCAAACCAGAACCATCTGAGAGTTCGTGAACTGACTGTACTAAAGCTTTACCAAAGGTTTGACTACCAACTACTACGGCTCGCTTATTGTCTTTAAGTGCGCCTGTAAGAATTTCGCTAGCACTAGCTGAATTACCGTCTACCAATACAGCTAAGGGCAGATTTGTTATGGCAGTACGATTAGCTTTAGTATCTTCTGTTCCACCTACACGGTCTACTGTGCGGACAATACCACCGTTATCCAGCCACATCCGCGCAATTTCAATGCTGGCTTGCAATAAACCGCCAGGATTACCCCGCAAATCTAAAACATAAGCATTAACTTGCTTACTATTTAAATCGCGGATAGCGCGCCGCATTTGATCCGCCGCGTGGGAACTAAATTCTCGTAACCGAATATAACCAACGCGACGGTTACCTTCTTGTTTGACGGTATAACGTACTGTTGGTACTTCAATAGTCGCTCGGGTTAGCTTTAAATCAAAAGCACTTTGTCCTGTGCGTCCCAACCGCAAAGTTAAAATAGTACCAGCTTTGCCACGAATTAGCTTAGAAGCATCATCCACTTTCATTTGTTGAGTGGGTTTGCCATTAATAGCTAAAATTTCATCGCCGGCTTTAATACCTGCTTTCAGCGCTGGGGAATTTTCTATAGCTTCTACAACAGTCAGCCGCTTGGTTTTTTCGTTCAATTCCATTCGAATACCAATCCCCGAAACTTCCCCGGAGGTTTGGCTGGTTAGCGCTTCATATTGTTTGGGATCCATAAAGCGAGTGTATGGATCTCCCAAGGTTTGCAAGGCTTCGCGAATTGCAACGTATGCTTCTTCACGAGAAGAATAGTTTTTATTTAAAAGGCTCTGTCTAGTAGCTTGCCAATCTTGTTGATTAAATTTACCATCAACATACTCACGATTTACCAATTGCCATACTTGGTCTACTAAGGCTTTCGGGCTATCTTGGAGCGCAGCACGAACGCAGCGTGTCCAAGCAGGGCCAAATATGGATACAGTGGCAGTCGTGGCGATCGCTCCACCAATCAAGGCTACTTGGAGCGGCGAGTAACGTTTCGCAGATTGGTTCATGTATATTAGCTGGAATAATTGTGTTGTTGACAGTTTAGCAATCAGGATTTCCAGAATTTTTTAAGTTTTTATACTCAAAGTTCAGCTATCCTTTCTTCATCATTTCTTCTTAAAAGAATGATAAAAATATAGCTTAACTTTATTAATAATCATTTCTCCGTTGGCTAGT contains:
- the ctpB gene encoding carboxyl-terminal processing protease CtpB; this encodes MNQSAKRYSPLQVALIGGAIATTATVSIFGPAWTRCVRAALQDSPKALVDQVWQLVNREYVDGKFNQQDWQATRQSLLNKNYSSREEAYVAIREALQTLGDPYTRFMDPKQYEALTSQTSGEVSGIGIRMELNEKTKRLTVVEAIENSPALKAGIKAGDEILAINGKPTQQMKVDDASKLIRGKAGTILTLRLGRTGQSAFDLKLTRATIEVPTVRYTVKQEGNRRVGYIRLREFSSHAADQMRRAIRDLNSKQVNAYVLDLRGNPGGLLQASIEIARMWLDNGGIVRTVDRVGGTEDTKANRTAITNLPLAVLVDGNSASASEILTGALKDNKRAVVVGSQTFGKALVQSVHELSDGSGLAVTIAHYYTPKGTDINHKGIAPDIKLDLTEAQERQLASNPDLLGTQNDPQYAKAIAALSNTNFAQPPASQPSGAMSSRANDLKF
- a CDS encoding glycosyltransferase family 2 protein, with the protein product MNNSPVDATTAHSFWPKVSVVVPIYNGETDLPDLISCLLAQTYPKDRVEYLLVDNNSSDRTLTYLNTAAELSPLTIRPLSENQIQSSYAARNTGIRAATGEIIAFTDADCRPQPQWLELLIQPFSDQNIVIVVGEIAALPSKNILEQHADQQDTLSQKHTLAHPFCAYGQTANLAIRRIVLEKVGLFRPYLTTGGDADICWRIFLAKIGDLKFAPGAIVKHRHRSTFKELQSQWRRYGRSNRYLHELYGVKLMPGLKPKDYIYRLIRWLLKEIPKNILQAIAGKATLVDFLSTPIGLFTAKARYSGQSEAKLPEKAQIIEWL